A portion of the Lysinibacillus timonensis genome contains these proteins:
- a CDS encoding DUF1871 family protein has product MDNIMMNQKALQLLREWDPFNIGEDHYDTETSDVVAALQGIDDPSTLAKVIQTVYEHSFEEWIPFEHCVSISYKLIAVKFEAKCIL; this is encoded by the coding sequence GTGGATAATATAATGATGAATCAAAAAGCTTTGCAGCTATTACGAGAATGGGACCCATTTAATATAGGTGAAGATCATTACGATACAGAGACTTCAGATGTAGTCGCTGCGCTGCAAGGTATTGATGATCCAAGTACACTCGCGAAAGTCATTCAAACGGTTTATGAGCATTCATTTGAAGAATGGATACCCTTTGAACATTGTGTATCAATTTCCTATAAGTTAATTGCCGTTAAGTTTGAAGCAAAGTGTATTTTATAG
- a CDS encoding sensor histidine kinase: MKFKMFVFSFVIVFFSILTSGAMMIHNIAGAFEKEFGNRAIAIARTVAQMTDIQDTVGTREGFQIIQPIAERIRLATDVDYIVVFDMNGVRYSHPSESKIGTVFESAENSEALSQHEYISKAVGVQGYSIRAFVPIMNSTATKQVGVINVGILSPKWYHLLIQYQTDILISLCWGLFIGLIGSVFIANHLKKQTLNLEPYQIARIVQERSAMMQAMDVGILATDSDGKITFINRLARQYTHFFKKNGSLQDLFKNTWLAEEKIVKLESYRPLLLFEQMYLVRTFPIRIQEKNAGYLIMITDRQEAHTLAEELTGIKALVDSLRAQHHEYLNRLHSISGLIQLERYEDALSLIIDEITDEEEIIQKLRDKISDYSIQGLLLGKHSRAKELGVDLTLDEDSYLLDFMTGFSSSDLVTVIGNLIDNAMEACLTKEIKDVNILIQGDKHHLFIEVQDSGIGIVGAPERIFEYGFSTKQLDGHGIGLALVKQIIESNKGTIKVTSEVNIGTTIIVEAGVIG; encoded by the coding sequence TTGAAATTCAAAATGTTTGTTTTTTCTTTCGTCATTGTATTTTTCTCCATCCTAACTAGTGGTGCAATGATGATCCATAACATAGCGGGCGCATTTGAAAAAGAATTTGGTAATAGAGCAATTGCTATTGCAAGAACCGTAGCGCAAATGACAGATATTCAAGATACAGTGGGTACTAGAGAAGGCTTTCAAATCATACAACCAATAGCAGAACGAATACGTCTTGCTACGGATGTTGACTATATTGTTGTATTTGATATGAATGGTGTAAGGTACTCACATCCGTCAGAAAGTAAAATTGGAACCGTTTTCGAAAGTGCAGAAAATAGCGAGGCCCTATCTCAACATGAGTACATATCAAAGGCGGTTGGTGTTCAAGGTTATTCAATCCGTGCATTTGTACCAATTATGAATAGCACTGCAACTAAACAAGTTGGCGTTATTAATGTTGGGATCCTTTCTCCTAAATGGTATCACTTATTAATTCAATATCAAACAGACATATTAATTTCCTTATGTTGGGGCTTATTTATTGGTTTAATCGGTTCTGTTTTTATTGCTAATCACTTAAAAAAACAAACGTTAAATCTTGAACCATACCAAATAGCTCGAATCGTTCAAGAACGATCCGCTATGATGCAGGCAATGGATGTTGGTATACTCGCAACAGATAGCGATGGAAAAATCACTTTTATTAATCGATTAGCTCGTCAGTATACTCATTTTTTCAAAAAGAATGGAAGTTTACAGGACTTATTTAAAAATACTTGGCTTGCAGAGGAGAAAATTGTAAAACTAGAAAGTTATCGCCCTCTACTCCTTTTCGAACAAATGTATTTAGTTCGTACGTTCCCAATACGTATACAAGAGAAAAATGCTGGATATTTAATAATGATTACCGATAGACAAGAAGCGCACACATTAGCTGAAGAGTTAACAGGTATTAAGGCCCTTGTAGATTCTCTAAGAGCTCAACACCATGAATATTTAAATAGACTGCATAGTATTTCTGGTCTTATCCAACTTGAACGCTATGAAGATGCACTTAGTTTAATTATTGATGAAATAACAGATGAAGAAGAAATTATACAAAAGCTACGAGATAAGATCTCTGACTATTCTATTCAAGGATTACTCCTTGGTAAACATTCACGAGCAAAAGAATTAGGAGTTGACCTCACGTTAGATGAAGATTCCTATTTGTTAGATTTTATGACAGGATTCTCAAGTAGTGACTTAGTTACGGTAATCGGAAATTTAATTGATAATGCCATGGAAGCATGTTTAACAAAAGAAATAAAAGACGTTAACATATTAATCCAAGGGGACAAACATCATCTTTTTATCGAAGTTCAGGATAGTGGAATAGGAATTGTTGGTGCGCCGGAGAGAATCTTCGAATACGGTTTTAGTACAAAACAACTCGATGGCCATGGAATTGGTTTAGCACTAGTAAAACAAATTATTGAATCAAACAAAGGTACTATTAAAGTAACATCTGAAGTAAATATCGGTACAACTATTATTGTAGAAGCTGGGGTGATAGGATGA
- a CDS encoding DctP family TRAP transporter solute-binding subunit produces the protein MKRVFGIIIFCLICIIPFIILVSWQVQDYPIDYEQLSEDERLVIRFSHVVGEDTPKGMAARKFAELIKERSNGYIEVQVFSNGTLYKDGEELNALSRGDIQLIAPAISKLTKYVPEISVFDLPYAFNTLDEVHEFAQSEKGQELTGKLKEHNLYAVGLWDSGFKQISNRIQPIEHYNDLKNLRMRIMPSDILVQQFSNVGAYPKEYDFNAVYQELQKGSVDGQENTLTNITSKNIYALQDYLTISNHGYLGYYVLFNLDFWNSLEEDVQELITETLLEVQQWEWELTEMLNEQTLQNIENCQCIELHYLNDDDVKEWEDKFKPVYDYYIDKYGDEYIKALPKFTSKSSITPFG, from the coding sequence TTGAAGCGAGTTTTCGGAATTATCATATTTTGTCTTATTTGCATTATTCCATTTATCATACTCGTTTCATGGCAAGTACAAGATTATCCAATTGACTATGAACAGTTAAGTGAAGATGAACGACTTGTCATACGTTTTTCACATGTAGTTGGGGAAGATACGCCAAAAGGGATGGCTGCACGTAAATTTGCTGAACTCATTAAAGAGCGAAGCAATGGGTATATAGAGGTTCAGGTCTTTTCTAATGGGACTCTCTATAAAGATGGCGAAGAATTGAATGCGCTTTCTCGTGGAGATATCCAACTAATTGCTCCTGCAATTTCAAAACTAACAAAATACGTTCCTGAAATTTCGGTTTTCGACTTACCATATGCTTTCAATACATTAGATGAAGTACATGAATTTGCACAAAGTGAGAAGGGTCAAGAATTAACCGGGAAACTTAAAGAACATAATCTTTATGCTGTTGGTCTTTGGGATAGTGGATTCAAACAAATTAGTAATCGGATCCAACCAATCGAACATTACAATGACTTAAAAAATTTAAGAATGCGAATTATGCCGAGTGATATTTTAGTACAACAGTTCTCAAATGTAGGCGCTTATCCTAAAGAGTATGATTTTAATGCCGTATATCAAGAGCTTCAAAAAGGTTCAGTTGATGGACAAGAAAACACATTAACGAACATTACAAGTAAAAACATCTATGCTCTTCAAGATTATTTAACTATTAGTAATCATGGTTATTTAGGATACTATGTTCTATTCAATTTAGATTTCTGGAATAGTTTAGAAGAGGATGTACAAGAGCTGATCACTGAAACACTACTTGAAGTTCAACAGTGGGAATGGGAATTAACAGAAATGTTAAATGAGCAAACATTGCAAAATATCGAGAACTGTCAGTGTATTGAACTTCACTATTTAAATGATGATGATGTAAAAGAATGGGAAGACAAATTCAAACCAGTCTATGACTATTATATTGATAAATACGGTGACGAATATATTAAAGCGCTTCCAAAGTTCACATCTAAATCTAGTATTACTCCATTTGGTTAA
- a CDS encoding iron-containing alcohol dehydrogenase gives MDNFSFYNPVRLHFGKGQIAQLETELPQYGDKVLVVYGGGSIKRNGLYDEVMSVLAKLNMRVFELSGVEPNPRVETARKGIEICKNENIDIVLAVGGGSVIDCTKLIVAGAKIDEDPWNIVIQKSAVTDALPFGTILTIAATGSEMNKGSVITNEETLEKYGWGSPYVFPKFSILDPTYTFTLPKNQTVYGIVDMMSHVFEQYFHNATNTPITDEMCEGVLRTIIEAAPKLVNDLENYELRETILLAGTIGLNGFLSLGSQGDWATHGIEHAVSAVYDIPHGGGLAILFPNWMRHNVHVNPERFARLATRVFGVNAEEKTVEEVAFEGINRLSEFWISIGAPSRLADYEIDDSQMDTLVEKALLRGPLGKFKELEANDVRKILEMSL, from the coding sequence TTGGATAACTTTTCATTCTACAATCCTGTTCGATTACACTTCGGTAAAGGTCAAATTGCGCAATTAGAAACAGAACTACCTCAATATGGCGATAAAGTACTGGTGGTTTATGGTGGAGGAAGTATTAAAAGAAATGGATTATATGATGAAGTAATGTCCGTACTCGCTAAGCTAAACATGCGAGTCTTTGAATTAAGCGGTGTAGAACCAAATCCGCGAGTCGAGACAGCTCGTAAAGGGATTGAAATATGTAAAAATGAAAACATTGATATTGTTCTCGCTGTCGGTGGCGGTTCAGTAATTGACTGCACAAAGTTAATTGTAGCCGGTGCGAAAATTGATGAAGACCCATGGAATATCGTTATACAAAAATCGGCAGTTACGGATGCCCTTCCATTTGGAACGATACTTACTATTGCAGCAACTGGATCTGAGATGAATAAAGGATCTGTCATTACTAATGAAGAAACATTAGAGAAATACGGTTGGGGAAGTCCTTATGTCTTTCCGAAATTTTCAATACTAGATCCCACGTATACATTCACATTACCGAAAAATCAAACAGTATATGGAATTGTTGATATGATGTCACATGTTTTTGAGCAATACTTCCATAATGCGACCAATACACCAATTACTGACGAAATGTGCGAAGGCGTACTACGTACTATTATTGAGGCTGCACCAAAATTAGTTAATGATTTGGAGAATTATGAACTTCGAGAAACAATTCTACTTGCAGGTACTATAGGGTTAAATGGTTTCTTATCTCTTGGTTCACAAGGAGATTGGGCAACTCATGGTATCGAACATGCTGTGTCTGCAGTATATGATATACCACATGGTGGTGGCCTAGCTATACTATTCCCTAACTGGATGAGACATAATGTGCATGTAAATCCAGAACGGTTTGCTCGTCTTGCTACGAGAGTGTTTGGTGTCAATGCTGAGGAAAAAACAGTTGAAGAAGTGGCGTTTGAGGGGATTAACCGTTTAAGCGAATTTTGGATTTCTATTGGAGCACCAAGTCGTTTAGCAGATTATGAAATTGATGATTCTCAAATGGATACACTTGTAGAAAAAGCATTGCTGCGAGGCCCACTTGGTAAATTTAAAGAGTTAGAAGCAAACGACGTAAGAAAAATTTTAGAGATGTCTTTATAA
- the pruA gene encoding L-glutamate gamma-semialdehyde dehydrogenase, producing the protein MVVPYKHEPLTDFSVERNRQAYLEALKKVESELGKEYPLIIGGERITTEQKITSYNPANITEVIGSVSKANQELAEKAMQIADKTFSTWKKVDPTIRAEILFKAAAIARRRKFELCAWLTKEAGKPWPQADGDIAEGIDFLEYYGRQMLELAKGKPLAENPGQINKYTYISLGVGVVISPWNFPFAIMLGTTVAAVVTGNTVLLKPASTTPVIAYKFMEIMEEAGLPAGVINYIPGPGAEVGDYLVDHPRTRFISFTGSRDVGLRINERASVLNEGQIWIKRVIAEMGGKDTIVVDDANSADLELAAQSIVTSAFGFSGQKCSACSRAVIVGDDAYNKVVERVVELTNELVVGDPMNQDVYCGPVNDGGAFKKISEYIEIGKEEGRLVAGGKYDDSKGYFIYPTVFVDVDPKARIMQEEIFGPVLAMTKANDFDQAIEIANNTVYGLTGAVISNNRAHLEQAREEFHVGNLYFNRGCTAATVGYQPFGGFNMSGTDSKAGGPDYLTLHMQAKSISESL; encoded by the coding sequence GTGGTAGTACCATACAAACATGAACCTTTAACAGACTTTTCGGTTGAAAGAAATCGTCAAGCTTATTTAGAGGCCTTAAAGAAAGTGGAAAGCGAACTCGGTAAAGAATACCCTCTGATTATTGGTGGAGAAAGAATTACAACAGAACAAAAAATTACTTCATATAATCCGGCTAATATAACAGAGGTTATTGGATCCGTTTCAAAAGCTAATCAAGAATTAGCTGAAAAAGCTATGCAAATCGCAGATAAAACATTTAGTACTTGGAAAAAAGTCGATCCAACTATTCGAGCTGAAATACTTTTTAAAGCAGCAGCTATCGCGCGTCGCCGTAAATTTGAACTATGTGCCTGGTTAACGAAAGAAGCTGGTAAGCCATGGCCGCAAGCTGACGGAGATATAGCTGAGGGTATTGACTTCTTGGAGTATTATGGTCGTCAAATGTTGGAGCTTGCAAAAGGGAAACCACTTGCAGAGAATCCCGGTCAAATTAATAAATATACTTATATTTCTCTAGGTGTAGGTGTCGTGATTTCACCGTGGAACTTCCCGTTTGCCATTATGCTTGGTACTACAGTAGCAGCAGTTGTAACTGGAAACACAGTTTTACTTAAACCAGCTTCTACAACACCTGTTATTGCTTATAAGTTTATGGAAATTATGGAAGAGGCAGGTTTACCAGCAGGGGTTATTAATTATATTCCTGGTCCAGGTGCTGAAGTAGGGGACTACTTAGTAGATCATCCACGTACTCGCTTCATTAGTTTCACTGGTTCCCGTGATGTAGGTTTGCGCATTAATGAACGTGCATCAGTACTAAATGAAGGACAAATTTGGATAAAACGCGTCATAGCTGAAATGGGTGGTAAAGATACGATTGTAGTTGACGATGCTAATAGTGCTGATTTAGAGTTAGCAGCACAGTCAATTGTAACATCTGCTTTTGGCTTTAGCGGACAAAAATGCTCTGCATGTTCCCGTGCTGTAATTGTAGGTGATGATGCATACAACAAGGTAGTGGAACGTGTAGTAGAGTTAACGAATGAATTAGTTGTTGGTGATCCAATGAACCAAGATGTTTACTGTGGACCAGTAAATGATGGTGGTGCATTTAAGAAAATTAGTGAGTATATCGAAATTGGTAAAGAGGAAGGTCGACTAGTTGCTGGTGGTAAATATGATGACTCCAAAGGTTATTTCATTTACCCTACAGTGTTTGTTGATGTAGATCCAAAAGCACGTATTATGCAAGAGGAAATCTTTGGGCCTGTGTTAGCAATGACGAAAGCAAATGATTTTGATCAAGCGATTGAAATTGCAAATAATACTGTTTACGGGTTAACGGGAGCTGTCATTTCGAATAACAGAGCCCATTTAGAACAAGCACGAGAAGAATTCCATGTTGGGAATTTATACTTTAACCGTGGATGTACAGCGGCCACTGTTGGTTACCAACCATTTGGTGGATTTAATATGTCTGGTACTGATTCTAAAGCCGGTGGTCCAGATTATTTGACACTACACATGCAAGCTAAGTCAATATCTGAATCTCTATAA
- the yugI gene encoding S1 domain-containing post-transcriptional regulator GSP13 yields the protein MTKKYEVGEVVTGKVTGIQPYGAFVALDEDTQGLVHISEITYGFVKDIEEYLKIGDVIQVRILEIDDTSEKISLSTRALQEAPPLKKKEVQPRKSLQDRVNENDANGFKSLKDKLQHWIEKSGQ from the coding sequence ATGACAAAAAAATATGAAGTAGGTGAAGTAGTAACGGGAAAGGTAACAGGAATTCAACCATATGGAGCTTTCGTAGCGTTGGATGAAGACACACAAGGTTTAGTTCATATCTCTGAAATCACATATGGATTCGTGAAAGATATTGAAGAATACTTGAAAATCGGTGACGTGATACAAGTGAGGATTCTTGAAATTGATGATACTTCCGAAAAAATTAGTTTATCCACCCGCGCACTACAAGAAGCACCTCCGCTAAAAAAGAAAGAAGTACAACCAAGAAAGTCATTACAAGATCGAGTAAACGAGAATGACGCAAATGGATTTAAATCGTTGAAGGATAAGTTACAACATTGGATTGAAAAATCGGGTCAATAA
- a CDS encoding MalY/PatB family protein: MTFNFDELLNRKNTNSLKWDQFKERIKIQYNVHESNDILPMWVADMDFAIPEVITNAIKERLDHPIFGYSYVSDECKSAIQSWFAKRHNWEIEPQTILFQQGVVPAIATIIETFTEPGDKICISTPVYPAFFSIPRAQKREVITCDLVLKDQAYQYDFTALEDAFKSGVKIYVLCNPHNPGGTVWSKDDLEKIVQLCIQYNVLLISDEIHADIVFDGYKHIPTLTVKDAEKAKIVACIAPTKTFNIAGIHAAMMVVPNNELRANLSQNLQAHGLGELNLLASAAVQAAYAKGEAWLDHMIQYIAKNMDYVVEQLNQLEGITVTKPNATYLMWIDYRQTGLSESEMMHRLLEKGKLALEPGTKYEEAGRGFLRINVACPFETVKDGVERFKKALS; encoded by the coding sequence TTGACATTTAACTTTGATGAATTATTAAACAGAAAAAATACGAACTCTTTAAAATGGGATCAATTTAAAGAGCGTATAAAAATTCAATATAACGTTCATGAATCCAATGATATTCTACCAATGTGGGTTGCCGATATGGACTTTGCAATTCCTGAAGTGATTACAAATGCAATAAAAGAGCGCCTAGACCACCCAATATTTGGTTACTCATATGTTAGTGATGAATGTAAATCAGCTATCCAAAGTTGGTTTGCAAAACGACATAATTGGGAAATTGAACCGCAAACAATATTATTCCAACAAGGTGTAGTTCCTGCGATTGCGACAATAATTGAAACCTTTACTGAACCGGGTGATAAAATCTGTATTTCTACACCTGTATACCCAGCATTCTTCAGTATTCCAAGAGCACAGAAACGGGAAGTTATTACTTGTGATTTAGTTTTAAAAGATCAAGCATATCAATATGATTTTACTGCATTAGAAGACGCATTTAAATCAGGTGTTAAAATATATGTACTGTGCAACCCTCATAATCCTGGTGGAACTGTTTGGTCCAAAGATGATTTAGAAAAGATTGTACAACTATGTATTCAATATAATGTTTTGTTAATTTCAGACGAAATTCACGCAGATATTGTCTTTGATGGCTATAAACATATTCCTACTTTGACTGTAAAAGATGCAGAGAAAGCAAAAATTGTAGCATGTATTGCTCCAACAAAAACTTTTAATATAGCAGGTATTCATGCTGCTATGATGGTCGTGCCAAACAATGAATTAAGAGCTAATTTATCTCAAAATCTACAAGCACACGGTCTTGGTGAATTAAACCTATTAGCATCTGCAGCTGTACAAGCGGCATATGCTAAAGGTGAAGCTTGGCTCGATCACATGATTCAATATATTGCTAAAAATATGGATTATGTTGTTGAACAATTAAATCAATTAGAAGGCATTACTGTTACAAAACCAAATGCTACTTATTTAATGTGGATTGACTATCGACAAACAGGCTTATCTGAAAGTGAAATGATGCACCGTTTACTAGAAAAAGGAAAGCTTGCACTAGAACCTGGTACTAAATACGAAGAAGCTGGAAGAGGTTTTTTAAGAATCAACGTGGCATGTCCATTTGAAACAGTTAAGGATGGCGTAGAAAGATTTAAAAAAGCGTTATCTTAA
- a CDS encoding Glu/Leu/Phe/Val dehydrogenase — protein MSENLSLLTPTQDVIKEALNKLGYDEAMYELLKEPLRMLTVRIPVKMDDGSTKVFTGYRAQHNDAVGPTKGGVRFHPAVNEDEVKALSMWMTLKCGIVDLPYGGGKGGIICDPRQMSMGELERLSRGYVRAVSQIVGPTKDIPAPDVFTNAQIMAWMMDEYSRMDEFNSPGFITGKPLVLGGSQGRDRATAQGVTIVIQEAAKKKNIDINGARVVIQGFGNAGSFLAKFMSDLGAKVIGISDAYGALHDPEGLDIDYLLDRRDSFGTVTTLFENTITNKELLELECDILVPAAIENQITAENAHDIKAKIVVEAANGPTTAEATKILTERGILLVPDVLASAGGVTVSYFEWVQNNQGYYWSEEEVQERLYQKMVTSFDNVYMTATTRNINMRLAAYMVGVRRTAEASRFRGWV, from the coding sequence ATGTCAGAAAATTTAAGTCTTTTAACACCAACCCAAGACGTTATTAAGGAAGCATTAAATAAACTGGGATACGATGAAGCAATGTACGAACTATTAAAAGAACCGTTACGAATGTTAACTGTACGTATCCCGGTTAAAATGGATGATGGTTCAACTAAAGTATTTACTGGATACCGTGCACAACACAATGATGCTGTCGGTCCAACAAAAGGAGGCGTGCGTTTTCATCCAGCGGTTAATGAAGATGAGGTTAAAGCGCTTTCAATGTGGATGACTTTAAAGTGTGGTATTGTTGATTTACCATATGGTGGTGGTAAAGGTGGTATCATTTGTGATCCACGCCAAATGTCTATGGGTGAATTAGAACGTTTAAGTCGTGGATATGTTCGTGCAGTTAGTCAAATTGTTGGTCCAACAAAAGATATTCCTGCTCCAGACGTATTTACAAATGCGCAAATAATGGCATGGATGATGGACGAATATAGCCGTATGGACGAATTTAACTCACCTGGGTTCATTACAGGGAAACCATTAGTGCTAGGTGGTTCTCAAGGTCGCGACCGGGCAACTGCACAAGGAGTAACAATCGTTATTCAAGAAGCAGCAAAGAAAAAGAATATCGATATTAATGGTGCTAGAGTTGTAATCCAAGGCTTTGGTAATGCGGGTAGTTTCCTAGCTAAATTTATGAGCGACCTTGGAGCAAAAGTTATAGGAATTTCTGATGCTTACGGTGCTCTTCATGATCCTGAAGGATTAGATATTGACTATTTACTAGATCGTCGCGATAGTTTTGGTACTGTTACGACGTTGTTTGAAAATACAATTACGAATAAAGAATTACTAGAACTTGAATGTGATATTTTAGTGCCAGCTGCAATTGAAAATCAAATCACGGCTGAGAATGCTCACGATATTAAAGCGAAAATAGTTGTTGAAGCTGCAAATGGTCCAACAACTGCTGAAGCTACTAAAATACTAACTGAACGTGGTATTTTACTCGTACCAGATGTTTTAGCGTCTGCTGGTGGGGTAACGGTTTCTTATTTCGAATGGGTACAAAACAACCAAGGTTACTATTGGTCTGAAGAAGAAGTTCAAGAGAGATTGTATCAAAAAATGGTGACATCATTTGATAATGTATATATGACTGCAACTACTCGTAATATTAATATGCGTTTAGCAGCATATATGGTTGGTGTGCGACGTACAGCTGAAGCATCTCGCTTCCGTGGATGGGTATAA
- a CDS encoding response regulator: MTNLTVFIVEDDPMVLEVNKNFLEKMTGFTLIGEAQTFDEAVKQITKKKPNLVLLDMYLPDKPGLELLQKLRYEQIPCDIIMITAARDAKTVQDVIRMGAFDYLIKPFRFERFQKALHNYQMTMKKISTTNNLKQEDLDEWLGHNQDEMTLPKGLNDITMKQIIDGLTINNGPITSERLAQNVGMARVTVRKYLDFLANKGKVHIDLKYGTVGRPTKYYSIK; this comes from the coding sequence ATGACAAACTTAACTGTATTTATTGTAGAAGATGATCCGATGGTTTTAGAAGTAAACAAAAATTTTTTAGAAAAAATGACAGGGTTTACACTTATCGGTGAAGCACAAACTTTTGATGAAGCAGTTAAACAAATTACAAAAAAGAAACCTAATTTAGTTTTGTTAGATATGTATTTACCAGATAAGCCTGGGCTTGAATTATTACAGAAACTAAGATATGAACAAATTCCATGCGACATCATTATGATTACAGCCGCAAGGGATGCCAAGACGGTACAAGATGTTATTCGTATGGGGGCATTTGATTATTTAATTAAACCGTTTCGATTTGAAAGATTCCAAAAAGCATTACATAATTACCAAATGACAATGAAAAAAATAAGCACAACGAATAATTTAAAACAAGAAGACTTAGATGAATGGCTAGGTCATAATCAAGATGAAATGACGCTTCCAAAAGGGTTAAATGATATAACAATGAAACAAATCATAGATGGTTTAACGATCAATAACGGCCCTATCACTTCTGAACGATTGGCTCAAAATGTAGGAATGGCCAGAGTAACTGTTCGAAAGTATTTAGATTTTTTAGCTAATAAGGGGAAAGTTCATATTGATCTAAAATATGGTACAGTTGGCCGCCCTACGAAATATTATTCTATTAAATAA
- a CDS encoding cation diffusion facilitator family transporter encodes MGEIFKLLKGGNKPSLVAAFVNLFLGIIKGVAYFFTGNVAMFAEMMHSLGDAANQFFVFIGSALSKKAPTKRYPNGFGRVVNLVCLGAVLIVAILSYETIKEGWHHFLHPAEESGGILIALGVLLIGIILEAFVLHKAAKEVLHEVGHDHVGITAIPKSVVHLNRAKPATKLVWMEDLVATSGNVLAFLAIIIAYYTGYSPLEGLVSMIIGIMMFYVVARVFLDNARGAIGETDEEMLVHIGNLAMEDPNVKDIARLEVVKEGEFLHVELIAETDPSLSLAYLDDVRDHLKELILSQKGVTKVTIAFDEEDGVTEWKHHLTKDNTDSDRK; translated from the coding sequence ATGGGTGAAATTTTCAAACTACTTAAGGGCGGCAATAAACCATCTTTAGTAGCAGCATTCGTCAATCTATTCTTAGGGATTATCAAAGGTGTAGCATATTTCTTTACAGGTAATGTAGCAATGTTTGCAGAAATGATGCATTCCTTAGGGGACGCTGCAAACCAATTTTTCGTATTTATAGGTTCAGCACTTTCTAAAAAGGCACCCACTAAACGCTATCCTAATGGATTTGGGCGAGTTGTTAATTTAGTCTGTTTAGGTGCTGTTTTGATTGTTGCCATTCTTTCTTATGAAACAATTAAAGAAGGTTGGCATCATTTTTTACATCCCGCAGAAGAATCTGGTGGGATACTCATTGCCCTCGGCGTATTACTTATTGGTATTATTTTAGAAGCTTTCGTACTTCATAAAGCAGCAAAAGAAGTACTTCACGAAGTTGGCCATGATCATGTTGGCATAACAGCAATCCCAAAATCTGTTGTTCATTTGAACCGCGCTAAACCTGCAACCAAACTCGTATGGATGGAAGATTTAGTTGCTACAAGCGGAAACGTTTTAGCATTCCTAGCAATTATTATTGCCTACTATACTGGTTACTCTCCATTGGAAGGGTTAGTTTCAATGATTATCGGTATTATGATGTTCTACGTTGTCGCTCGTGTATTCCTTGACAATGCTCGCGGGGCAATTGGAGAAACCGATGAGGAAATGTTAGTTCACATTGGGAATTTAGCTATGGAAGATCCTAATGTAAAGGATATCGCTCGTTTAGAGGTAGTTAAAGAAGGAGAATTTCTTCATGTGGAATTAATAGCAGAAACTGATCCATCCCTCTCATTAGCATACTTAGATGATGTACGAGACCATCTAAAGGAACTAATTTTAAGTCAAAAAGGTGTAACCAAAGTAACCATAGCATTTGATGAAGAAGATGGCGTTACTGAATGGAAGCATCATCTAACGAAAGATAATACAGATAGCGATAGGAAGTAA
- a CDS encoding helix-turn-helix domain-containing protein: MKQLFHEQLKILRQEHNWSLEELSNKTQISIDKLTQYEQGALIPSTQTILKLSTVLEVPASNLIDGLQA, encoded by the coding sequence ATGAAACAACTTTTCCATGAGCAATTAAAAATTCTTAGACAAGAACATAACTGGTCTCTTGAAGAGTTATCCAATAAAACACAAATTAGTATTGATAAACTAACTCAATACGAACAAGGTGCACTTATACCTTCTACACAAACTATTTTAAAATTATCTACTGTATTAGAAGTTCCTGCTTCGAATCTAATAGATGGACTACAAGCTTAA